From the Solanum pennellii chromosome 4, SPENNV200 genome, one window contains:
- the LOC107016782 gene encoding uncharacterized protein LOC107016782, with protein MPVNSARLTDAEVRASLAQMEQAITMQGQAMTDQVNRQNIQRENPPVCSMDDRLRDFTRMNPPIFTGSKTSEDPQDFVDEVHKILVAMGATDTEKAEDEMSKFFTRITVNLEEECRSAMLHDKMDLSKLMVHVPQVDDSRKKRGVRDARRFKPYDQAGPSNGGNRNNFGIREHPRLKKGQQSSGNSNFQRNTAARGGRLEPKKGNGGDMQHP; from the exons atgccGGTTAATTCTGCTaggttgactgatgctgaggtgcGGGCATCTCTGGCCCAGATGGAACAGGCCATCACTATGCAGGGCCAGGCCATGACTGACCAGGTCAACCGGCAGAATattcagagggagaacccaccagtTTGTAGCATGGATGACAGGCTacgagacttcacgaggatgaatcctcctattttcacagggtccAAGACTTCAGAAGATCCCCAGGATTTTGTGGACGAGGTACATAAGATTTTGGTGGCCATGGGGGCCACGGATACAGAGAAAGctga ggatgagatgagcaagTTCTTCACAAGAATCACCGTAaatctggaggaggagtgtcggtctgcgatgctccacGATAAAATGGACCTTTCCaagttgatggtgcatgtcccaCAGGTAGATGACAGCCGGAAGAAGAGGGGTGTCCGTGATGCTAGGAGGTTTAAGCCTTATGATCAGGCAGGTCCTAGCAATGGGGGCAACAGGAACAACTTTGGCATCCGTGAGCATCCCAGATTAAaaaaggggcaacagagttcagggaactctaactttCAGAGGAATACAGCAGCTAGAGGAGGCAGACTCGAGCCCAAGAAAGGCAATGGAGGTGATATGCAGCATCCCTGA